The genomic segment ATCCGGAGGAAAATGGTCTGCTCCAGAAAGCGGATTTACCGGCTGATGCGGCAGCTGCACATCCAATCCGCACGCAAATTCGCATACAAGCGCACCACCAACTCCAGGCATTCCCATCCCGTTGCACCGAATCTGCTGAACCGGAATTTTCAGGTTTCTAATCCAAATACTGTATGGGTAGGCGATGTTACATACATCCCAACCGGGCAAGGATGGCTTTATCAAGGGCGGCACCACGCAAAGCACGCCTGGCGGCTTTGCACAGCATCTGCTGACGAATTTTCCGTCATATCACACAAAAATTCCTTGAAATACGACAGTATTCCTGCGTCATTTCTGTGCAATCTGACGAAAAATCTGTTGGCGCATCTACCGCACAATCTTTGCGTGTTGTCGCCCTGGCAATCATAAANNNNNNNNNNNNNNNNNNNNNNNNNNNNNNNNNNNNNNNNNNNNNNNNNNNNNNNNNNNNNNNNNNNNNNNNNNNNNNNNNNNNNNNNNNNNNNNNNNNNNNNNNNNNNNNNNNNNNNNNNNNNNNNNNNNNNNNNNNNNNNNNNNNNNNNNNNNNNNNNNNNNNNNNNNNNNNNNNNNNNNNNNNNNNNNNNNNNNNNNNNNNNNNNNNNNNNNNNNNNNNNNNNNNNNNNNNNNNNNNNNNNNNNNNNNNNNNNNNNNNNNNNNNNNNNNNNNNNNNNNNNNNNNNNNNNNNNNNNNNNNNNNNNNNNNNNNNNNNNNNNNNNNNNNNNNNNNNNNNNNNNNNNNNNNNNNNNNNNNNNNNNNNNNNNNNNNNNNNNNNNNNNNNNNNNNNNNNNNNNNNNNNNNNNNNNNNNNNNNNNNNNNNNNNNNNNNNNNNNNNNNNNNNNNNNNNNNNNNNNNNNNNNNNNNNNNNNNNNNNNNNNNNNNNNNNNNNNNNNNNNNNNNNNNNNNNNNNNNNNNNNNNNNNNNNNNNNNNNNNNNNNNNNNNNNNNNNNNNNNNNNNNNNNNNNNNNNNNNNNNNNNNNNNNNNNNNNNNNNNNNNNNNNNNNNNNNNNNNNNNNNNNNNNNNNNNNNNNCCTTGACATATTCATAGTTCGGCGAGTAATCTCCCCAAAACACCGAGTCGCCGTCTGCGTTCTGCTTCCATGTGCAGAACATGAAGCCGTTCTTTTCGTTGTAGGTCGCCGCCAACACGGTATCTCCGAAGGCGGCAAGCTGTCTGTAATCGGAGACGCCGTCGGCTTTCATCTGCGGTGCGTGCTCGTAGAGACCGACATATTCTCGCACCGTAGAGATCTCATCCTGAATATCTGCAATTTTACTGCGGTATTCATCCGAGAGATTTTTGTCGGCATTGCTTAGAAATTGACCGTTGTATTTTATCCGGCATAGGGGGATGCCGTCCGAGGAAACCTCCAGCCATTCGTTGCCGTCCATCTTGGTGTCGTACCGAGCCTTGAGGCGCTTGGCTAATTCTTTCTGTAGCATATCTGATTTCTCCTTTTTTGAGGGTAATAAAAAAGCAGATAGATTTTGATTTCTATCTGCCTTGCGTATCATTATTCGGTTGTGTGAGAGTTCAAAACCTCTTACAAAGGGAAAATACCTTTTTTATATCTACAAAATCGTTTGCTGAAATTTCGCCGTATAAATGGCGAAAACCCCGATAAAATCGGGGTTTTCTTTGGCTACATCTTTTTTGTAGCCTCTTTATGGTGAGACATGAGGGATTCGAACCCTCGACCCTACGCTTAAAAGGCGTATGCTCTACCGACTGAGCTAATGTCTCACATGAGTTACATTATAACAAAGTTTTTTGGATCTGTCAAGCTATTTTGAAAAGAAAGTGCAGAATTTTTGGGACGCCTCTGTGTTCAAACAGAAAAGAAACCGCCGATGTGCTGCAAACACATCGGCGGTTAGCACTATTGGAAAATGCTGTGTGGCAGAATTAATCCAGATTTGCCAGTTGTCGCAGCAGAACGGATACGTCCGACATGGTAACACTGCCGTCCTTGTCCAGATCACCATTGTCAATACCGGTGCTGGTGATCTCAATCTCTTGATCTTCAGCAATAAACCGGGCAAGCAGGACAGTGTCCGCAATATCAATGCTGCAGTCCAGATTGATATCTCCGTCTACTGCCAGGCTGTTTGTGCCCAGTACAGAATTCGTGATGCTTTCGGGACAGAGATATTCCGGCTGAAGGTTATAGGCTTCATACAGATCTGCTGCGAGCGCAAATTCTGTTTCAAAGGCGCATGTCTCTTTCGGCGTGATTTGATAATAATAGTCATGCTTTACAACTGTCCAATCCAGTCCTTTGGCACGCAGGTAATCCTCAACTGCGGTCCAAGACACATCGGTATCACTGTGATAGGTTAGCCCGCTTTCGCTTCGGAGCTTCTGTACCTCATAGTAACGTGCGGTCTGTCCCCAAGAATAAAACTCGGAGATAAGTCCGGCTTTTGCAAGATCACGCATGAGAGCGTCGGCAGTCTCAGCAGAGCTGACTTCTGTTTGCAAATTCTGTAATTCATAAGTGCCCTCGGGGGCAAAAGGATCCACAATCCGATACAGGTATGCATCGGATTCAGAGGAATATTTACCGCACGCAAGATTCGGGTAGTATTGCTTGATGATTTCCACCGCCTGATAGTATGCATTAAGGCCTGGTCGCAGCGTAAAGCGAAGCTGATTTTCGTTGATGTATGCCACATAAAAGGAACTGCATGCAGTGTCACTGGAATTTTCCTTTGCCAACACCTTGTAGTGATCCTGTGCGCCATAAGACTTCCCGACCCAAGCCATCATGCCTTTGTCGTCCAGCTGCTGCATATTGCTGAATACATCGCTGTCAGTGGTACCCCAGCAATAGGGTAGATCTGCTGCCTGCACGCTGACTGCCAAATTCGCCATGGCAGCAACGGTGATTCCAAAGGATAACATCTGAGCGAACTTCTTTTTCATATAAAACAACTCCTTTCAAACTCGTTATTTTTTCATCTCTACTAATTCTATTGTATATCAAAATCGGGAAAAGTCAAGTAAAATTTGTGAAGATCTCTGATTATTTCTAATTTGCATGTATACAAAAGTAATCATCAATCAAACCAAGTGTCCCAATGCTCGAACGGTTCAACGGAAATGCTTTGTATCATGAATTGTTCAACTGCGTCTCTCAATAGATGCACGTCCATCGTCTCCAAAAAGGGGAAAACCCCGATTCTGGTGAAATCGGGGCTTTGTTAAATATGGGAAAAGAATGTCGGCGAGGCAAATCAGGAGTCCGGGTATTTCCGGACAATGTCCAATGCATGCAATGGTGAAACGGCATCATCGGACAGCATGTGAATGAGCATTTTACCAGCGTTTCGTTGGCAGAACAATCTATCACCAGAATCAAGTCATTGGATGCAGTGCAGATATCATAGGTATAGGCGGTTGAGCCATCCAGTTGAATTTGCCTGGTATGCTATCTATACCGCATGCCATGACTTCCTCCTCTTTACCATGTAAAATAATAGTAAAATCATTTTATCGCCTTCACACATATAAACGAATTTCAGAAGGCAAATGGGTCATGTTTAAACAAAAAAATAGCTGAAAATATCTGTTCCCCTGCAATTCTTCGTTTTTCGACTTTTCTGTAGCATGAAATATGGCACAATTGTGCATAAAAATACCCCAATTGTGAATTGAAAATGTACAAATGATGTGTTACAATGATAGCATGCCCAAAGAAGGCATAGCTGCAACAGAAAACAAGCAGACACAATAGGGGGATGAATGTATGAAAAAAATCGGTTCCTTGCTTCTGGCAGGAGCGCTGGGTCTGAACCTGGCAGCGATGGGTATGAGCCATAGAGTGCCCACCGCCGCTGCCGCAGACAAAAGCTGTGTGGTGGAGAACCTGGATCGGGGCATTTGCGCCATCAATACCGGTTCCGGCATGCTGGTGAACTGGCGGTTCCTTGCCAACGATCCGGACGATGCAGTGTTCCGGCTGTACCGGGGCAATACCCTGGTGTACACCAGCGATGCGGGCGATGCCACCAGCTATCTGGACAAGGGCGGCAGCGCCAGCGATACTTATCGGGTGGAAATGCTTTCCGGCGGAACGGTGCAGACCAATGATACCTGTAAGCTGACCTCCAACACCAATTATTTTCAGCTGAATCTGGATCCGCCCACCAGCAGCGGCTGTACTTACTCGCCCAATGACTGCTCTGTGGGCGATGCAGATGGCGACGGGCAGTATGAGATCTTTCTGAAGTGGGATCCTTCCAACTCCCAGGACAACTCCAAGGGCGGCAAAAC from the Ruminococcus champanellensis 18P13 = JCM 17042 genome contains:
- a CDS encoding IS3 family transposase; this translates as MDQLCRLLEISRSGYYAWLHRGISPRKQQDQRLSRQLITLHQQQPASGLDTLFHMIRRKMVCSRKRIYRLMRQLHIQSARKFAYKRTTNSRHSHPVAPNLLNRNFQVSNPNTVWVGDVTYIPTGQGWLYQGRHHAKHAWRLCTASADEFSVISHKNSLKYDSIPASFLCNLTKNLLAHLPHNLCVLSPWQS
- a CDS encoding dockerin type I repeat-containing protein, with the protein product MKKKFAQMLSFGITVAAMANLAVSVQAADLPYCWGTTDSDVFSNMQQLDDKGMMAWVGKSYGAQDHYKVLAKENSSDTACSSFYVAYINENQLRFTLRPGLNAYYQAVEIIKQYYPNLACGKYSSESDAYLYRIVDPFAPEGTYELQNLQTEVSSAETADALMRDLAKAGLISEFYSWGQTARYYEVQKLRSESGLTYHSDTDVSWTAVEDYLRAKGLDWTVVKHDYYYQITPKETCAFETEFALAADLYEAYNLQPEYLCPESITNSVLGTNSLAVDGDINLDCSIDIADTVLLARFIAEDQEIEITSTGIDNGDLDKDGSVTMSDVSVLLRQLANLD